Proteins encoded by one window of Salvia splendens isolate huo1 chromosome 5, SspV2, whole genome shotgun sequence:
- the LOC121805806 gene encoding uncharacterized protein LOC121805806, whose protein sequence is MRRSISKIPYRPATATSSIPAALSTSSGGGGRGRGAPTHFQFTVDSPPEDESKTSNHDAAPPPPHGHGRGRAVPPFFSSSLNNGTNSTAFGRGRGIGFVSPNSFSPPAEQSEAQPPQPNPQMSFLSKYEELQSDSAGSDAPPAPIKSIPSSILGILSGAGRGKPGVSPAPQPEKPKAEPQQPRVQLSAEEKVRKAVGILSKGDAGGGGARPEVRAERWEGGRGNGRRGGRGRGMARGGGRGRGMARGSRDERYEEEEDGAAEFLGDPAAEEKVAKRLGPEVMSKLTEGFEELSNRVLPSPMDEALLDAYETNLMIECEPEYFMEEFGTKPDIDEKPPIPLRDALEKMKPFLMAYEGIKNQEEWEEIMEETMTRVPLIKSIVDHYAGPDRVTAKQQLGELERVAETLPASAPASVKRFTDRAVLSLQSNPGWGFDKKCQFMDKLIMEASQQYK, encoded by the exons ATGAGAAGAAGCATCTCCAAAATCCCTTACCGCCCCGCTACCGCTACATCCTCCATTCCCGCCGCTCTTTCCACCTCGTCAGGCGGCGGAGGTAGAGGCCGTGGCGCCCCAACACATTTCCAGTTCACCGTCGATTCCCCACCCGAAGACGAATCCAAAACTTCCAACCACGACGCCgcccctccgccgccgcacGGCCATGGTCGAGGCAGAGCCGTTCCGCCTTTCTTCTCTTCCTCCCTCAACAATGGCACAAACTCCACCGCATTCGGAAGGGGCCGCGGCATTGGTTTTGTTTCCCCAAATTCTTTCTCGCCTCCAGCAGAGCAATCTGAAGCTCAGCCGCCGCAACCTAATCCCCAAATGTCGTTTCTGTCAAAGTACGAAGAGTTACAATCGGATTCCGCTGGATCGGACGCTCCTCCTGCCCCAATCAAGTCGATTCCGTCGAGCATCCTCGGTATTTTATCCGGTGCTGGTCGGGGGAAGCCCGGGGTATCCCCTGCGCCACAACCGGAAAAGCCGAAAGCAGAGCCTCAACAACCTCGAGTGCAGTTGAGTGCTGAGGAGAAAGTGAGAAAGGCAGTGGGGATATTGTCAAAAGGAGACGCAGGTGGAGGCGGAGCTCGCCCCGAAGTTAGAGCTGAAAGATGGGAAGGAGGGAGAGGAAATGGACgcagaggaggaagaggaagaggaatggcgagaggaggaggaagaggaagaggcaTGGCAAGAGGAAGCCGAGATGAGAGatatgaggaagaggaagatggAGCTGCTGAGTTTTTGGGGGATCCTGCTGCCGAGGAGAAGGTGGCTAAGAGACTGGGGCCGGAGGTTATGAGCAAACTGACAGAAGGGTTTGAGGAATTGTCAAACAGGGTATTGCCGTCTCCTATGGATGAGGCTCTTTTGGATGCATATGAAACTAACTTAATG ATTGAATGTGAGCCAGAGTACTTCATGGAAGAGTTTGGCACAAAGCCTGATATTGATGAGAAACCTCCTATTCCTCTTCGTGATGCACTCGAGAAGATGAAGCCATTCCTTATGGCATATGAAGGGATTAAGAATCAAGAAGAGTGGGAG GAAATTATGGAAGAAACAATGACTAGAGTTCCTCTTATCAAATCGATTGTAGACCATTATGCTGGTCCAGATAGAGTGACTGCGAAGCAACAACTAGGAGAGCTAGAACGAGTGGCTGAAACTCTCCCAGCTAGTGCACCTGCTTCTGTGAAACGTTTCACTGACCGTGCTGTTCTCTCATTGCAG